A window of Campylobacter cuniculorum DSM 23162 = LMG 24588 contains these coding sequences:
- a CDS encoding mini-MOMP protein, with protein MQKLILFFVFLSFFLSFSVATPLDETFKDIEVSGALRYRYEMQKSKKYDKKSQKHQKTTLTKITIN; from the coding sequence ATGCAGAAGTTGATTTTATTTTTCGTGTTTTTATCGTTTTTTTTATCTTTTAGCGTGGCAACACCTTTAGATGAAACATTCAAAGATATTGAGGTATCCGGTGCTTTGCGTTACCGCTATGAAATGCAAAAAAGCAAAAAATATGATAAAAAAAGCCAAAAACACCAAAAAACAACTCTAACTAAGATTACTATAAATTAA
- a CDS encoding branched-chain amino acid ABC transporter permease has product MIKTKIFPLIFLFFAFVFIFLTPRIFTDYGINIANQIAIFIILAVSYNLINGVTGQFSLEPNGFVAVGAYVAALLLLNTEAKNDQFYYEGINPLILALYTPSFVLALLAAGICACLLSLILSFAVFRVRGDYLAIVTLGFGIIIKLLALSFPTFTNGSRGLVDIPNFSNIYWTGGIAIVAVILVLNLIYSKFGRAMKAIRDDEDVAEAMGINTFWIKTLAFGTSAFLEGVGGGLLACLLTAVSPEQFDFLFTFQLLIIIVLGGLGSVTGAILGSVLIIGGSEWLRFLDESMNIFGYQTKAMPGFRMVIFSLILILVMLFARKGIMGDKELTYFLKKIQNFLRKNK; this is encoded by the coding sequence ATGATAAAGACTAAAATTTTCCCTCTTATTTTTTTATTTTTTGCCTTTGTTTTTATTTTTTTGACACCGAGAATTTTTACAGATTATGGGATAAACATTGCAAATCAAATCGCCATTTTTATTATTCTTGCTGTCAGTTATAATCTCATCAATGGAGTCACAGGACAATTTTCTCTTGAGCCTAATGGTTTTGTGGCTGTGGGAGCTTATGTTGCAGCATTATTGCTGTTGAATACAGAAGCTAAAAATGACCAGTTTTATTATGAGGGTATCAATCCACTCATCCTTGCTCTATACACTCCAAGCTTTGTTCTTGCCTTGTTAGCAGCTGGAATTTGTGCTTGTTTGCTTTCTTTGATACTTTCTTTTGCTGTTTTTCGTGTCAGAGGAGATTATTTAGCGATTGTAACTTTAGGTTTTGGTATCATCATCAAGCTTTTAGCACTTTCTTTTCCAACCTTTACTAATGGCTCTAGAGGACTTGTAGATATTCCTAATTTTTCAAATATTTATTGGACGGGTGGCATTGCGATTGTAGCTGTGATTTTGGTTTTAAATTTGATTTATTCTAAATTCGGTCGTGCAATGAAAGCCATAAGAGATGATGAAGATGTAGCAGAAGCTATGGGTATTAATACCTTTTGGATTAAAACCTTAGCTTTTGGTACTTCTGCTTTTTTGGAAGGGGTGGGCGGTGGATTGCTCGCCTGTCTTTTAACTGCTGTTTCTCCAGAGCAATTTGATTTTTTATTCACTTTTCAACTCTTAATTATCATTGTATTAGGAGGACTTGGCTCTGTTACCGGTGCAATTTTAGGCTCTGTATTGATTATAGGCGGAAGCGAATGGTTGAGATTTTTAGATGAGAGTATGAATATTTTTGGGTATCAAACAAAAGCAATGCCCGGCTTTAGAATGGTTATCTTCTCATTGATTTTAATCTTAGTTATGCTTTTTGCAAGAAAAGGTATTATGGGGGATAAAGAATTAACTTATTTTTTAAAAAAGATTCAAAATTTTTTAAGGAAAAATAAGTGA
- a CDS encoding branched-chain amino acid ABC transporter permease: protein MELTLFLQQLVNGLSLGSMYALVAVGYTMVYGVLRLINFAHGDIMMVGAYAALFCMSNFSIPFLGALSLAMIFSMCVGIATDKIAYKPLRKAPRISLLITAIGISFFLQNLFNMLFTSTPRAFNAPSYFEKSINFGDIHTTLGSLLVPFITLIVVIFVLLILYKSKYGIAIRALAFDIQTVNLMGIDANRIIAIVFAIGSILAAIGGVFWAATYYSVTPTMGTLMGLKAFAAAVLGGIGSVVGAVLGALIIGLSEVIAVALFPEISGFKDAFAFIFLVFILLFRPTGILGINFERSRF, encoded by the coding sequence ATGGAATTAACTTTATTTCTACAGCAACTTGTCAATGGATTAAGTCTTGGAAGCATGTATGCTCTTGTTGCTGTAGGATATACTATGGTTTATGGGGTGCTAAGACTCATTAACTTTGCTCATGGCGATATTATGATGGTGGGAGCCTATGCAGCTTTGTTTTGTATGAGTAATTTTAGCATCCCTTTTTTAGGAGCTTTATCTTTAGCAATGATTTTTTCTATGTGTGTGGGTATCGCAACCGATAAAATTGCTTACAAACCTTTAAGAAAAGCTCCTAGAATTTCACTTCTTATTACAGCCATTGGGATAAGCTTTTTTTTACAAAACCTTTTCAATATGCTTTTTACTTCTACGCCTAGAGCTTTTAATGCACCAAGTTATTTTGAAAAAAGCATAAATTTTGGTGATATACATACGACTTTAGGTTCTTTGCTTGTGCCTTTTATCACTCTCATAGTTGTGATTTTTGTCCTTTTAATACTCTATAAAAGCAAATATGGCATAGCGATTCGAGCCTTAGCCTTTGATATACAAACCGTTAATTTAATGGGGATTGATGCAAATCGTATCATAGCTATTGTTTTTGCAATAGGTTCAATTTTAGCTGCCATAGGGGGCGTTTTTTGGGCGGCAACTTATTATTCTGTAACGCCAACTATGGGAACTTTAATGGGGCTTAAAGCTTTTGCTGCTGCTGTTTTAGGAGGAATTGGTTCAGTTGTTGGAGCAGTTTTGGGGGCTTTGATTATAGGGCTTTCTGAAGTGATTGCCGTTGCGTTATTTCCGGAAATTTCAGGTTTTAAAGATGCTTTTGCTTTTATTTTTTTGGTTTTTATTTTGCTTTTTAGACCTACAGGAATTTTAGGTATAAATTTTGAAAGAAGTAGGTTTTAA
- a CDS encoding c-type cytochrome produces the protein MMLRWIFLSCFLSVFVFGINLKSLLTYTFDANKNYDLQKAKELYFQKKCNTCHGDEGEKKIGGSRVLKDMSAEDIKGALIGYTLDSSSSFGSSQMVFYASQLRHEEMDELIAYIKGINFAIDLQVQDLMEEEPAKKTKHGTFIK, from the coding sequence TTGATGTTGCGTTGGATATTTTTAAGTTGTTTTTTAAGTGTCTTTGTTTTTGGAATCAATCTTAAATCTCTTTTGACCTATACTTTTGATGCGAATAAAAATTATGATTTACAAAAGGCTAAAGAGCTTTATTTTCAAAAAAAATGCAATACCTGCCACGGCGATGAGGGTGAGAAAAAAATAGGAGGTTCAAGAGTTTTAAAAGATATGTCAGCTGAAGACATTAAAGGAGCACTTATCGGCTATACTCTTGATTCTAGCTCTTCGTTTGGTTCTTCTCAAATGGTATTTTATGCAAGTCAATTAAGACATGAAGAAATGGACGAATTGATTGCTTATATTAAAGGAATAAATTTTGCAATCGATTTGCAAGTTCAGGATTTAATGGAAGAAGAGCCAGCTAAAAAAACTAAGCATGGAACTTTTATAAAATGA
- a CDS encoding ABC transporter ATP-binding protein, with protein sequence MILELKQISKSFGGVKAINDTSFKVNEKEIFTLIGPNGAGKTTLFNIISGNYKPTSGAVFFKQQRIDRLKPYKIVRLGIARTFQNIRLFSSMNVLENVFIGFGHQMKYSVLEAFLHLGRFSKIESEFKDRAYELLKELGINQFAKEKVINLSYGQQRKIELARAMATKPQLLLLDEPAAGMNASESDELAELILELRQNYQIAVLLIEHDMKFVHKLSDRVLVLDYGKTIFEGKLQDAVNHKEVIAAYLGDFDVSG encoded by the coding sequence GTGATTTTAGAACTTAAGCAAATTTCAAAAAGTTTTGGCGGAGTGAAAGCTATCAATGATACTTCTTTTAAGGTCAATGAAAAAGAAATTTTTACCCTTATTGGTCCAAATGGTGCAGGTAAGACCACGCTTTTTAACATCATCAGTGGAAATTATAAACCAACAAGCGGGGCAGTATTTTTTAAACAACAAAGAATTGATAGACTCAAGCCCTATAAAATTGTTCGTCTTGGTATAGCGAGAACTTTTCAAAATATACGACTTTTTTCAAGTATGAATGTCCTTGAAAATGTTTTCATCGGTTTTGGTCATCAAATGAAATATTCCGTTTTAGAAGCTTTTTTACATTTGGGAAGATTTTCTAAAATAGAAAGTGAATTTAAAGACAGAGCCTATGAGCTTTTAAAAGAACTCGGTATCAATCAATTTGCAAAAGAAAAAGTTATAAATTTAAGCTATGGACAACAAAGAAAAATCGAACTTGCAAGAGCTATGGCGACAAAACCACAACTTCTTTTACTCGATGAACCTGCTGCGGGTATGAATGCCTCTGAAAGTGATGAGTTAGCAGAGCTTATTTTAGAACTTAGACAAAATTATCAAATCGCGGTTTTACTCATAGAACACGATATGAAATTTGTGCATAAGCTTAGTGATAGGGTTTTAGTGCTTGATTATGGTAAGACTATTTTTGAAGGAAAATTACAAGATGCGGTGAATCATAAAGAAGTGATTGCAGCGTATTTAGGGGATTTTGATGTTAGTGGTTAA
- a CDS encoding ABC transporter ATP-binding protein: MLVVKNLHVYYGLIEAVKGIDFKVETGHIVSLIGSNGAGKTSTLNALLNAVKRSGEINFLGYETSRHLTHTLVQRGIALVPEGRRVFINLSVDENLKIGAFNNAENYEHLREQMYKIFPRLANKKNSLAGNLSGGEAQMLAISRALMSEPKLLMLDEPSLGLAPKIVGEVFEIILRLKEEGITILLVEQNAYSALRISDYAYVLENGLIVMQDQAQNLIGNDEIRKKYLGL, translated from the coding sequence ATGTTAGTGGTTAAGAATTTGCATGTTTATTATGGTTTGATTGAAGCGGTTAAGGGTATTGATTTTAAGGTTGAGACCGGACATATTGTTTCACTCATTGGCTCAAATGGTGCCGGTAAAACTTCTACTTTAAATGCCCTGCTCAATGCAGTTAAAAGAAGTGGTGAGATTAATTTTTTAGGTTATGAAACAAGCAGACATCTTACACATACTTTAGTGCAAAGAGGTATAGCTTTAGTTCCAGAGGGACGCAGAGTTTTTATTAATCTTAGTGTTGATGAAAATTTAAAAATCGGAGCCTTTAATAATGCTGAAAATTATGAGCATTTAAGAGAACAAATGTATAAAATTTTTCCAAGACTTGCGAATAAAAAAAATTCTTTAGCAGGGAATTTAAGCGGGGGCGAAGCTCAAATGCTTGCTATTTCAAGGGCTTTGATGAGTGAGCCAAAACTTTTAATGCTTGATGAGCCCTCTTTAGGACTCGCACCAAAGATTGTTGGAGAAGTTTTTGAAATCATTTTACGTTTAAAAGAGGAGGGTATCACTATACTTTTAGTTGAACAAAATGCTTACTCTGCGTTAAGAATTAGTGATTATGCTTATGTTTTGGAAAATGGGCTTATTGTTATGCAAGATCAAGCCCAGAATTTAATCGGAAATGATGAAATTCGCAAAAAATATCTAGGACTTTGA
- a CDS encoding ABC transporter substrate-binding protein has product MKKILILMSILTLAINAKEVKIGVVLPLSGAVAAYGQSALEGIKLANSMQNSLSNNDTISLVVVDTKGDKIESSSAANRLVSQDKVIGLIGEMVTANTLQVIKVAEDKKIPLIAPAATGDKLLEKKLYSSRVCFMDSFQGSSLAKYAFEKLSYKTAVVVLDQSTDYSLGLARAFEKTFKEQGGTILKSIKINSGDKDFKAVISQIKGLNTDFIYLPIYYTEASLFVRQARNLGLDTPIGSADGVADETFVSLSGKASEGYIFTDSFDSNNPSTKLSEEFISSYEKEKKSRELSNFTAMGADAYFVMFNAMNTCVNNLTSECINDAIHQTKNFEGVSGVINIDKTGNATRSLVVKEIKDQKPVYKDTILP; this is encoded by the coding sequence ATGAAAAAAATTTTAATTTTAATGAGTATTTTAACTTTAGCCATCAATGCTAAAGAAGTAAAAATCGGTGTTGTTTTGCCTCTTAGCGGTGCCGTTGCTGCTTATGGACAAAGTGCTTTAGAGGGAATTAAACTTGCAAATTCTATGCAGAATTCTTTAAGCAATAATGACACAATTTCTCTTGTCGTTGTTGATACAAAAGGCGATAAAATAGAATCTTCAAGTGCGGCAAATCGTTTGGTTTCTCAAGATAAGGTTATAGGACTTATAGGAGAAATGGTTACAGCAAACACTTTGCAAGTGATAAAAGTCGCTGAAGATAAAAAAATTCCACTCATTGCTCCTGCAGCTACGGGAGATAAACTTTTAGAAAAAAAGCTTTATTCAAGTCGGGTCTGTTTTATGGATAGTTTTCAAGGTTCATCTTTAGCAAAATATGCTTTTGAGAAATTATCTTACAAAACTGCTGTTGTGGTACTTGATCAAAGCACGGATTATTCTTTGGGTTTAGCAAGAGCTTTTGAAAAAACATTTAAAGAACAGGGCGGAACAATTCTTAAAAGCATTAAGATTAATTCCGGAGATAAAGATTTTAAAGCGGTTATTTCTCAAATCAAAGGCTTAAATACAGATTTTATCTATCTACCGATTTATTATACTGAAGCGTCTTTATTTGTAAGACAAGCCCGAAATTTAGGTTTGGATACACCTATAGGTTCAGCCGATGGGGTGGCAGATGAAACTTTTGTTTCTTTATCGGGAAAAGCAAGTGAGGGTTATATTTTTACCGATAGCTTTGATTCTAATAATCCAAGCACTAAGTTAAGCGAGGAATTTATATCTTCTTATGAAAAAGAAAAAAAGAGCAGAGAGCTTTCAAATTTTACAGCTATGGGAGCTGATGCGTATTTTGTAATGTTTAATGCAATGAATACTTGTGTCAATAATCTTACAAGCGAATGTATCAATGATGCAATTCATCAAACTAAGAATTTTGAAGGAGTGAGCGGGGTTATAAACATCGATAAAACCGGCAACGCAACGCGTTCTTTAGTTGTGAAAGAAATCAAAGACCAAAAACCAGTCTATAAAGATACCATTCTTCCTTAG